A window of the Chelonoidis abingdonii isolate Lonesome George chromosome 19, CheloAbing_2.0, whole genome shotgun sequence genome harbors these coding sequences:
- the CA7 gene encoding carbonic anhydrase 7, which produces MTGHHCWGYGQDDGPSKWYKSYPIAQGHRQSPVDIVSTQAVYDPSLKPLIISYESCTSLEISNNGHSVMVDFEDADDKTVINGGPLEGPYRLKQFHFHWGMKHSQGSEHTVDSKSFPSELHLVHWNARKYATFGEAAAAPDGLVVVGIFLETGEEHANMNRLTDALYMVKFKGTKAQFRTFNPKCLLPSSLNYWTYPGSLTTPPLYESVTWIVLKEPVRISEKQLEKFRTLLFTSEGDERIQMVNNFRPPQPLKGRIIRASFKA; this is translated from the exons ATGACCGGGCACCACTGCTGGGGATACGGACAGGATGACG GGCCTTCTAAGTGGTACAAATCATATCCCATTGCCCAGGGACATCGTCAGTCACCTGTTGATATAGTTTCCACGCAAGCAGTTTACGATCCTAGTCTGAAGCCTCTTATTATCTCATATGAATCGTGTACATCTCTTGAAATCTCCAACAATGGCCACTCAGTCATGGTGGACTTTGAAGATGCTGATGACAAGACAG TGATCAATGGGGGCCCCCTTGAAGGTCCCTATAGGCTAAAGCAGTTTCATTTTCATTGGGGAATGAAGCACAGTCAGGGATCAGAGCATACAGTTGACAGCAAATCTTTTCCTTCTGAG CTCCACTTGGTTCACTGGAATGCCAGGAAGTATGCAACAtttggagaagcagcagcagctccagatgGTTTGGTGGTAGTTGGTATTTTCTTGGAG ACTGGAGAAGAACATGCCAATATGAACAGACTAACTGATGCCTTGTATATGGTAAAATTTAAA GGGACAAAAGCTCAGTTCAGAACCTTCAACCCAAAATGCCTCCTGCCATCTAGTCTAAATTATTGGACATATCCTGGTTCTTTAACAACACCTCCTCTATATGAGAGTGTAACATGGATAGTGCTGAAAGAGCCCGTCAGGATTTCTGAGAAACAG CTGGAGAAATTCCGAACTCTTCTCTTCACCAGTGAAGGAGATGAAAGGATCCAGATGGTGAATAATTTTCGCCCCCCTCAACCTCTTAAAGGAAGAATAATTCGTGCTTCTTTCAAGGCctaa